The following nucleotide sequence is from Bradyrhizobium roseum.
CCTCGCAGCAATCGTTCATCGTTTCCATGGGCGCTATCTCCTCTGGAACTCCGGCGACATCAGCAACAGCGCCAGCGCCTGCTGCCGCGATTCCGCTCGCTCGATGGTTTTGCGCGTCTCTGACGATGCCGCGTCCGCCGCCACCAGTTCGAGCAGGTCGCGCGGATCAACGCCGTCGGCGAGCCGGGAGGCGATCTGCGCCGATATATCCAGCCGCAGCTTGATGCCCTCCGGAGCCGCCCACGCCGCGTTGCTGTCGGCAAAACCGTTCGGCCCCGCGGGCGACCACAGCGGCTGGCCCAGCGTGTTGAGCGCGCCGAGGTAGCGGCCGGGATCATTCGGGATCTGCGCCAATAGCCGGCCCGACGCGACGAGGAATTCATACGGCGAGCGTATCTTGGCGAGCGGCGCCTTCCAGGCATCATCGGAATCCACCAGCGCCATCGCCAGCGCCTTGAGCTCGCCGTCGGTTCTCGTGAAGACATCGGCGAGCCGCGCCACCAGGGCCGGTGGCGGATCATCGGCCACGAAGTGACGCGCGAACTTGGTCGCGATGAATTTTGCCGTCGACGGATGGCGCGCAAGATCCGCCAGCACCGCTTCACCCTGCGTGACATCCGGCGCGCTGTAGATCTTCCCCATCACGCGCCGCGCGCCAGGCTGATGCGCATTGGCGTTGAACACGAAGGTGCCGGGCGCACCCAGCCGGCCGAGCCGGCCCGCATAGGTCCAGCCGGTGATGACATTCGCCAGCGCCGTCACGTCGTCCTGCGAATAGCCGCCGCCGACGCCGAGCGTATGCAGTTCGAGAATTTCGCGGGCGAGGTTTTCGTTCAGTCCGCGGTTGCGATTTTTTCCGGCGCGGGAGTCCGGACCGAGCGATTGCTGATTATCGAGAAAGAACAGCATCGCCGGATGCTGCTCGACCGCCTTGAGCATGTCGGCGAAGCGACCAAGTACATGGGGGCGGATCGCCTCGCGCTCGAACGAACCAGCCCACATCCGCGCCGGCCCACCCTTGTTGGCGGAGATGCAGAAATGATTGGACCAGAATGCCACCAGCCGTTCGATGAACCCGCAATCGGCCATCACGCCACGCTGTAGCCGCGCCAGCGCCTCGGCGCGAAAAGTCTTCTGGATGATGTTGAGCGGCGCCGGCGGCGGCTTTGGCGCATTGGGCCGCATCGCGTCAGCGGGCGCCATCGCCGCGTCGCGAGTTTCCGCAGGCTTCGCCGCTTCAGACGCAGGTTCTTTCGGCGCCATATCCATCGCGATGCTGTTCAGCGACAGGTTCCGCCGCTGTATCTTCGCATCCGCCGGCGGTTGGCCTTCGGCGGCGGATGGCGTTGCGGCCTTTGCGGCGGCATCGCGGGCCTGCTGAATCCCGAACTGATAGTCGAACACCGCCTTGCCGAGCGCCGCCGTCGACTGCAAGCCCGGCACTTCGAGCAGCACGCCGCTCGGACGCGCGAGTTCAGCCTTGACGAAACCGCGCGGATCGGACGCCGCGTTGAGAAAATCGCCGGATGCCCCGCCGCGCGCGCCCAAACCAAAGCGGTTGAGCGCAACAAGGGCAGCTTGCGAATCGCGGGCCATCGGATCTCCCTTGGGATCTCCCTTGGGATTTCCCTTGAAACGTCACAGGCGTATAGTCGCTGCGAAGTATAACGCGGTTCGCTATGAACCCGGGATTAATTCCGCGTCAGGATGCGGCCTCATTGATGATACACGCCTTGGAACAGCAACCTGCGCGCCGCCTTTGCTGCGCCCGATGCGGCACTGAGTTCAGTTGCAGCCTTTCCGGACCGTGCTGGTGTGCCGGCGAGGCGTTTCGCCTGCCGATGCCCGTGGACGGCGACGACTGTCTCTGTCCGCAATGCCTGCGCAAGCTGGCCAAACAACACACCGGTGCCGCAACGTGACCGCGAGATGGAACGTCAGTGCCGTCCTGCTCGACATGGACGGCACGCTGCTCGATACGGAAAAGATCTATTTCGACAGCCTCGTCGCGGCGCTCCATGCCCATGGTTACGGTGACGACGCCCCCGCGCTCTGCCACGCCATGGTCGGCCTGCCCGGCCCAGCTTGCGAAGCCATGCTGCTTGATCGCTACGGCGCGCGGTTTCCGCTCACCGAGATCAACCGCGCGTATGTTGCGAACCGCGACCGGTTCATGGAAGCGGGCCTGCCCCTCAAGCCATGCACGCTCGAACTACTCGATGGGCTCGCCGCCGCCGATTGCCCGATGGCGATCGTCACCTCGTCGTCGCGCCGCAACGCCGAGCGCAACCTTTCGCTGGCCGGCATCCGCGCGCGCTTCGACACCGTCCTGACGCTTGACGACGTGACGCACGGCAAGCCGAGCCCGGACCTCTATCTCCTCGCCGCCGCACGCCTTGGCCATGCGCCGGAAGCCTGCGTCGCGGTGGAGGATTCCAACCACGGCGTGACCGCATCCCACGCCGCCGGCGCGATCACCATCATGGTGCCGGACATGACCCCGCCGACCGACGAGACGCGCGCAAAATGCGCCGCCGTACTGCCGGACCTCGGCGCGGTGCTCGCGATGCTGCGCGAGCGCGGCGCGTTCGAGCGCTAGCCGCCGTGCCACTGCCGTGGGGTGGGCACGTCGCTACGCCCCTCTGCCTACCCGGCGAGACCGGCGATGCCGCGCCAGCGCGGCCTCGATCAGCCCATGCGCCGCCTCGCCCGCCGTTTCCATGTACGAGGGATCGCGGTGCAGCAGCACGACCGCGAACGAGCCGTCGAGCAGCAGCAGAATTTGCCGCGCGAGCCGCAGGGGGTCCGCGATGCCCTCCGCCGCAAAGACTCCACGCAGCCACTCCTCGAATTTCTTCTTGTGCGCGGCGCCGATCTTCATCGCGGGATGGCCGGGCATGTTGGCGAGTTCGGCCGACGTCCGCAGAAAGCCGCAGCCCTTCCACTTCGGATGCCGCGCCGACCGGGCGAGATTGAGGAAGATCGCCTCGACCTTCGCCGGCAGGCTGCCCGCCGCCGCATCGAACCATTGCCGGAACAGCGCCAAATTTGGCTGGTCGCGGCCGGCGAGATAGGCCGCGACCAGATCGTCCTTGCTCTTGAAATGATAATACAGCGTCCGCTTGGTGACGCCGGCCCTGGCTGCCACCGCATCGACGCTGACGCCCCGGATGCCGTCATTGTAGAACAGCGCATTCGCCGCCGAAATGATGCGCTCGCGCGTCGGGATGCCGGATCGTGCCATCATCCAAATGTATACCGCCCAGTGAATATACACAATGCGAAGGGATCTTTAGCGTGCTCGTGACTGAGCAGCACGCACGGAGCCCCGCATGTCTGATCCTATCCTGTTCGAAACCGACGACGACGTGGCGCTGGTCACGCTCAACCGGCCCGAGCGGCTCAACGCCTTGAACTACGCGTTGATCGACCGCCTGATGGCCGTGCTGGACGCGGTCGAGACCGACACCACCTTGCGCGCCGTGATCGTGACCGGCGCGGGCGACCGCGCGTTCTCGGCCGGCGCTGATATCCATGAATTCGCGAGCACCATCCGTCACGGTCGCGACGGGGCGATCCGCGACTTTGTTCGGCGCGGACAGGCGATGACCGCGCGGCTCGAAGCGTTTCGCAAACCGGTGATCGCCGCCGTCAACGGCCTGGCGTTCGGCGGCGGCTGCGAGATCACCGAGGCGGTTCATCTAGCCGTCGCCAGCGAGCGTGCGCAATTTGCCAAGCCGGAAATCAATCTCGGCATGCCGCCGACCTTCGGCGGCACGCAGCGCCTGCCGCGGCTCGCCGGGCGCAAGCGCGCGCTCGAAATGCTGTTGACCGGCGATCCCTATTCGGCGGCACATGCGCTCGAGATCGGGCTGGTCAACAAGGTGGTGCCGCATGACGCGCTGCTGCCGGCCGCGCGCGAGCTGGCGGCACGCATCGTCAGGCATTCGCCGCTCGCGGCCGGCGCTGTCATCACCGCGGTGACGCGGGGGCTGAACATGGGTATCGCCGAGGGGCTGCAGGTCGAAAGCGAACAATTCGCCGCGCTGGCGCCGAGCCACGATCTCGGCGAAGGCCTCGATGCCTGGATCGCGCGCCGGCCCCCGAGCTATGCCGGCCGTTGATGTTACGGGTGATAGCTCGGCGACTTTCGCGCCAGCCCGTCGAAGGCATCGAGCAGCCGCTCGCGCCAGGCGTGAACCGGATCGTCTTCCGTCAGCAGCCTGAACGGGCTGACCACCCGCGCCCACTGGAACGCGCCGAACACGATATAATCCGCATAGTTCGCGGCCGTACCGCCGAGGAAAGGCTGCGTCCGCAAGGTCAGCCGCAGCGGATCGAGCGATTTGCGAAAACCTGCGACCGCCTCGTCGCGGCTGGCCATGATATCTTCCAGCGGCCTGCCGAACCGCGCTTCGCGGCTTTCGCGGAAATAGGCCGCGTCCTCCGGCTTCAGATTCAGCGGAATGTCGGCGATGATCAGCGGAGACATGCCGCCGATCACCCCGTCGCCCCACCAGTTCAGCATCCGCCCCATCGCGCGGCCGCCTTCGCCGCCAAACAGCGACGGCCGGTCGGGATAGGCGTCTTCGAGCTAGTTGGCGATCGTCCAGGAATCGATCACGGCACGCTCGCCGTCGAGCAGGACCGGCACCTTTTCCGAGCCATGCGGCGCGATGGCGCTTTTTTCAGTGAAGCACCACGGAACGGTTTCCGCCGACAGTCCCTTGTGCGCCAGCGCCATGCGCGTGCGCCAACAGAACGGGCTGAACGGGCGGGATGGGTCGGCGCCGACGAGTTCGTAGAGCTTGAGAGGCATGGCGACATATTGCGCAAACGGTGGCGATTACACAAGCGCCAACCCGGTATGCCCTCGGCCGCGATGGCGGTGGAAGTGAACCATTGCCTGGAGCGAGAACATTTCCGAACTTCGCTGCGATGGCATGGCGCCCCCGCCAAGCCATCGCAGCCATCATTGAACGTCACGACCGGCGACAGGCGCGGGGACGCCTAGACCGTCGAAATGCCGTCGATCGGGCTGATGTCACCGACGAACCGCAACAGGTCTGCCATGGTGAAATCGCCGGGAGTCTGGGACGGCAGCGTCGGCTTCCAGTTCTTCCCTTTCAGCCACAGGTACGACTGATGATCGCCGTGCACGAGGCCGACGAACACTTCCGCCACGATCGTGGCGCCGACCGGCCCGAGCTTCTCGCCGCCACCGCGTTGCTCCGCTTCCTTGAGGATGTAATACCAGAGCGGCGTACTCTCGTGCATGCCGTGCTTCTTCGCCACGGCGCCGTCCGTCCCCTTGGCGATCTCGGCCGAAGTGAGCGGGTTCTTGATCTTCATCGCTTTGGCGACGTCCTGTCCGGACGGCAAGCCCAGCTTGACGCCGCGCTTCAGATTGCGGAACGGAAGGGGAGGACCACCGTCCGGCAATTCATGCAGTTGGGGTATCAGGAACGGATCGACCTTGCGCGAGGGATTGAGCCGCACATCGGGGGGATTGGCCGCCAGCACTTCATAGTAACGGCGCCAGTCGATGATCCAGTTGCTCGAAAGCACCGGAA
It contains:
- a CDS encoding TetR/AcrR family transcriptional regulator; amino-acid sequence: MARSGIPTRERIISAANALFYNDGIRGVSVDAVAARAGVTKRTLYYHFKSKDDLVAAYLAGRDQPNLALFRQWFDAAAGSLPAKVEAIFLNLARSARHPKWKGCGFLRTSAELANMPGHPAMKIGAAHKKKFEEWLRGVFAAEGIADPLRLARQILLLLDGSFAVVLLHRDPSYMETAGEAAHGLIEAALARHRRSRRVGRGA
- a CDS encoding DUF1800 domain-containing protein produces the protein MARDSQAALVALNRFGLGARGGASGDFLNAASDPRGFVKAELARPSGVLLEVPGLQSTAALGKAVFDYQFGIQQARDAAAKAATPSAAEGQPPADAKIQRRNLSLNSIAMDMAPKEPASEAAKPAETRDAAMAPADAMRPNAPKPPPAPLNIIQKTFRAEALARLQRGVMADCGFIERLVAFWSNHFCISANKGGPARMWAGSFEREAIRPHVLGRFADMLKAVEQHPAMLFFLDNQQSLGPDSRAGKNRNRGLNENLAREILELHTLGVGGGYSQDDVTALANVITGWTYAGRLGRLGAPGTFVFNANAHQPGARRVMGKIYSAPDVTQGEAVLADLARHPSTAKFIATKFARHFVADDPPPALVARLADVFTRTDGELKALAMALVDSDDAWKAPLAKIRSPYEFLVASGRLLAQIPNDPGRYLGALNTLGQPLWSPAGPNGFADSNAAWAAPEGIKLRLDISAQIASRLADGVDPRDLLELVAADAASSETRKTIERAESRQQALALLLMSPEFQRR
- a CDS encoding HAD family hydrolase — its product is MTARWNVSAVLLDMDGTLLDTEKIYFDSLVAALHAHGYGDDAPALCHAMVGLPGPACEAMLLDRYGARFPLTEINRAYVANRDRFMEAGLPLKPCTLELLDGLAAADCPMAIVTSSSRRNAERNLSLAGIRARFDTVLTLDDVTHGKPSPDLYLLAAARLGHAPEACVAVEDSNHGVTASHAAGAITIMVPDMTPPTDETRAKCAAVLPDLGAVLAMLRERGAFER
- a CDS encoding crotonase/enoyl-CoA hydratase family protein, translated to MSDPILFETDDDVALVTLNRPERLNALNYALIDRLMAVLDAVETDTTLRAVIVTGAGDRAFSAGADIHEFASTIRHGRDGAIRDFVRRGQAMTARLEAFRKPVIAAVNGLAFGGGCEITEAVHLAVASERAQFAKPEINLGMPPTFGGTQRLPRLAGRKRALEMLLTGDPYSAAHALEIGLVNKVVPHDALLPAARELAARIVRHSPLAAGAVITAVTRGLNMGIAEGLQVESEQFAALAPSHDLGEGLDAWIARRPPSYAGR